One window of the Archangium primigenium genome contains the following:
- the ilvC gene encoding ketol-acid reductoisomerase: MTRVFYDADADVEALHGLTVSVFDYGSVGRAQALNLRDSGVHVLVCEHADSPEARRAADEGFECVEAHEAARRGDVLALLVPDLAQEALFREAIAPELSPGKMLLFYHGFALHYGRVRPPADVDVVMIAPKGPGDLLRQSFVDGEGVPCLVAVHQDASGHAWERALGYGKALGATRAGLIETSFREETETDLFGEQAVLCGGTTELVRASYETLVEAGYAPEVAYFEVLHELKLVVDLMYAHGISGMRARISETAVYGDLTRGPRVVDAGVRARLKEILGEIQDGRFAREWMAENAAGRPRFKRLLEECRNHPIEAVGRRLRAMMPWFNRKPG, translated from the coding sequence ATGACACGGGTGTTCTACGACGCGGACGCGGACGTGGAGGCGCTGCACGGGCTGACGGTGTCCGTGTTCGACTACGGGAGCGTGGGCCGGGCGCAGGCGTTGAACCTGCGGGACTCGGGGGTGCACGTGCTGGTGTGCGAGCACGCGGACTCGCCCGAGGCGCGGCGCGCGGCGGACGAGGGCTTCGAGTGCGTGGAGGCGCACGAGGCGGCGCGGCGGGGCGACGTGCTGGCGCTGCTGGTGCCGGACTTGGCGCAGGAGGCGCTGTTCCGCGAGGCCATCGCCCCCGAGCTGTCGCCGGGCAAGATGCTGCTCTTCTACCATGGCTTCGCGCTGCACTACGGCCGGGTGCGGCCGCCCGCGGATGTGGACGTGGTGATGATCGCCCCCAAGGGCCCGGGGGACCTGCTCCGCCAGAGCTTTGTGGACGGCGAGGGCGTGCCATGCCTCGTGGCGGTGCACCAGGACGCCTCGGGCCACGCGTGGGAGCGGGCGCTCGGCTACGGCAAGGCGCTGGGCGCGACGCGCGCGGGGCTCATCGAGACGAGCTTTCGGGAAGAGACGGAGACGGACCTGTTCGGCGAGCAGGCGGTGCTGTGCGGCGGCACGACGGAGCTGGTGCGCGCGAGCTACGAGACGCTGGTGGAGGCGGGGTACGCGCCGGAAGTGGCCTACTTCGAGGTGCTGCACGAGCTGAAGCTGGTGGTGGACCTGATGTACGCGCACGGGATTTCAGGCATGCGCGCGCGCATCAGCGAGACGGCGGTGTATGGGGATTTGACGCGGGGGCCGCGGGTGGTGGACGCGGGGGTGCGCGCGCGGCTGAAGGAGATATTGGGGGAGATTCAGGACGGCCGCTTCGCGCGCGAGTGGATGGCGGAGAACGCGGCGGGAAGGCCGAGGTTCAAACGACTGCTGGAGGAGTGTCGGAATCATCCCATCGAGGCGGTGGGACGGCGGCTGCGGGCGATGATGCCGTGGTTCAACCGCAAGCCGGGCTGA
- a CDS encoding response regulator: MGPPLLRSVLLVDDSLMFRKLLGDLFRDLGVAEIVEMPTGWDAMQYLREGRPDLVCVDLVLPDVSGFGVCEHIRATPGLEHLPVLVVSSRHEPEAKARAEQAGATGYLAKPFTVEDFGACVRQVLETASVRS, from the coding sequence ATGGGGCCGCCCCTCCTGCGCTCGGTATTGCTCGTCGATGACTCCTTGATGTTCCGCAAGCTGCTCGGGGACCTGTTCCGGGACCTCGGGGTGGCCGAGATCGTGGAGATGCCTACGGGCTGGGACGCGATGCAGTACCTGCGCGAGGGGAGGCCGGACCTCGTGTGCGTGGACCTGGTGCTGCCGGACGTGTCGGGCTTCGGGGTGTGCGAGCACATCCGGGCGACGCCGGGGCTCGAGCACCTGCCGGTGCTGGTGGTGAGTTCGCGCCACGAGCCCGAGGCCAAGGCCCGCGCCGAGCAGGCGGGGGCCACGGGCTACCTCGCCAAGCCCTTCACGGTGGAGGACTTCGGCGCCTGCGTGCGCCAGGTGCTGGAGACCGCGTCCGTCCGATCGTGA
- a CDS encoding AAA family ATPase → MRARQLTITGFRGIGQLDLHLGPSLTVLVGVNGSGKTTILDALALLMMPLQDRIMGIKKKWTSRLAPSDVNAQVPEARLALRADVDTTPLSWGLVVRRNFSQVAVAEDAAAIHRFAHDLLARQHKEAGVDVPLTVYFPTNRAVLDIPQRIRTPHVFDQLAAYDNNLEENSSNFRLFFEWFRAREDVENEARRDDPLRRDAQLEAVRDAVGSLLPGFTDLRIRRQPTLAMTVKKGEEVLAVDQLSAGEKCLLALAGDLARRLALAHPNAPKPLDAPALVLIDEIELHLHPAWQRGVITALLRTFTGCQFVITTHSPQVLSEVHPENILLMRQRDGAVEVQGAESSFGRDSNWILKTVMGVDERPHRVEMRLRGCFQLIDEGRLAEARREKDALASEIGDDDPELFRAELLLRRKELLTRAPHS, encoded by the coding sequence ATGCGGGCGCGACAACTCACCATCACGGGATTCCGTGGAATCGGACAGCTGGACCTTCACCTGGGGCCTTCCCTGACGGTGCTGGTCGGGGTGAATGGCTCGGGCAAGACGACGATCCTGGACGCGCTCGCCCTGCTCATGATGCCGCTTCAAGACCGCATCATGGGAATCAAGAAGAAGTGGACCTCCCGGCTCGCGCCCTCCGATGTCAACGCGCAGGTGCCAGAGGCGCGGCTCGCCCTGCGGGCGGACGTGGACACGACGCCGCTGTCCTGGGGCTTGGTGGTGCGTCGAAACTTCTCCCAAGTGGCGGTCGCGGAAGATGCCGCGGCCATCCACCGCTTCGCGCATGACCTGCTCGCACGCCAGCACAAGGAGGCGGGCGTCGATGTGCCCCTCACGGTCTACTTTCCGACCAACCGGGCCGTGCTGGACATTCCCCAGCGGATCCGGACGCCGCACGTGTTCGACCAGCTCGCGGCGTACGACAACAACCTCGAGGAGAACTCCAGCAACTTCCGGCTGTTCTTCGAGTGGTTCCGAGCGCGGGAGGATGTCGAGAACGAGGCACGGCGAGATGACCCGCTCCGGCGAGATGCCCAACTGGAGGCCGTCCGTGACGCCGTGGGCTCCTTGCTGCCCGGCTTCACGGATTTGCGCATCCGGCGACAGCCCACGCTGGCCATGACGGTGAAGAAGGGAGAGGAAGTCCTGGCGGTGGATCAGCTCTCGGCTGGAGAGAAATGCCTCCTCGCGCTCGCGGGGGACCTGGCGCGTCGATTGGCGCTGGCCCACCCAAACGCCCCCAAGCCCTTGGACGCTCCGGCATTGGTGCTCATCGACGAAATCGAATTGCATCTCCATCCGGCGTGGCAGCGAGGTGTCATCACCGCCTTGCTTCGGACGTTCACGGGCTGCCAGTTCGTCATCACCACGCATTCGCCCCAGGTCTTGAGCGAGGTCCATCCGGAGAACATCCTCTTGATGCGCCAGCGGGACGGAGCGGTCGAGGTCCAGGGGGCGGAGAGTTCGTTCGGGCGGGACTCGAACTGGATTCTCAAGACCGTCATGGGCGTTGACGAGCGTCCGCATCGAGTGGAGATGCGCCTGCGGGGCTGTTTTCAACTCATCGACGAAGGGCGGCTCGCGGAGGCCCGGCGGGAGAAGGACGCGCTCGCGAGCGAGATTGGTGACGACGACCCGGAGCTGTTTCGGGCCGAGCTGCTCCTCCGGCGCAAGGAGTTGCTGACGCGTGCGCCCCATTCATAA
- a CDS encoding retron system putative HNH endonuclease — MRPIHKGVAPASFATWTSSHSQVALPDWEAFSKRFPTIKSALKAALVQEQFGVCCYCERDLTGGAHIEHLMPKSLASALTYDYANLLASCEGEKGKGRAPETCGHLKGTRALPIHPLMPDCSAYFVFSSSGTVGPSPEAARHAPALGSISILGRDSARIVALRRVAIADIEAQLPPPGATPEAKALLLAEVQRLLVAYSAPDANGRLAPFATAVVQHLERYLTP; from the coding sequence GTGCGCCCCATTCATAAAGGCGTCGCTCCCGCCTCTTTCGCGACGTGGACGTCCTCCCACTCCCAGGTCGCTCTGCCCGACTGGGAGGCGTTCTCGAAGCGGTTTCCCACCATCAAGAGCGCGCTGAAGGCGGCACTCGTCCAAGAGCAGTTCGGCGTGTGTTGTTACTGCGAGCGTGACCTCACGGGGGGCGCGCACATCGAGCATCTGATGCCCAAGTCCTTGGCCTCGGCGCTGACGTACGACTACGCGAATCTGCTGGCCTCGTGTGAAGGCGAGAAGGGCAAGGGTCGCGCGCCCGAGACGTGCGGTCATCTCAAGGGCACGCGGGCGCTGCCCATCCACCCGCTGATGCCGGATTGCAGTGCGTATTTCGTGTTCAGTTCCTCGGGGACCGTCGGGCCTTCCCCAGAGGCGGCCCGGCATGCTCCGGCGCTCGGCTCCATCTCGATCCTCGGTCGCGACAGCGCGCGCATCGTCGCTTTGCGGCGAGTGGCCATCGCGGACATCGAGGCGCAGTTGCCTCCGCCCGGAGCCACACCCGAGGCGAAAGCCCTTTTGCTGGCCGAGGTCCAGCGGCTGCTCGTGGCGTACTCGGCACCAGATGCCAACGGACGACTCGCTCCCTTCGCGACCGCCGTGGTGCAGCACCTCGAGCGTTACCTCACGCCGTGA